Within Psychrobacter sp. AH5, the genomic segment TATATAGATATTGAGTCATTTATGAACACCGTTTCCTCAAATACAGCTACTTTATTTACTCCTAATAGCGACTCTCAAGTAGAAATGTCTGCCCTTGATCATTCTATCCTTGATAAAGAAACAGACGCTCCACTATCAGCTGAATCTAAAAAATTACAGAAAAAACTACGTCGCCAAGTCTCTCAAGCTATTCATGATTTTAATATGATAGAAGAGGGCGATGTGATAATGGTCTGCGTCTCAGGCGGTAAAGACAGCTATACTTTGCTTGATATGCTGCTAAAGTTACAACGCGCAGCGCCTATTCATTTTGATGTCGTCGCGGTCAATCTTGATCAAAAACAGCCGGGCTATCCAGAAGAGATACTACCCAACTATCTAAACGAGCAAGGCATAGCCCATTATATTTTAGAAAAAGATACTTATAGTATTGTCAAAAGCGTGGTTCCTGAAGGTAAAACTTACTGCTCAGCTTGCTCGCGGCTACGTCGTGGCTCACTTTATGGTTTTGCCAAACAAATTGGCGCGACCAAAATCGCTTTGGGTCATCACCGCGATGATATGCTCGCCACTTTTTTCTTAAACCTATTTCATGGCGGCGCGCTCAAATCTATGCCACCAAAACTACTTAGCGATGATAAACAAAACATCCTCATTCGCCCGCTAGCTTATGTTGAAGAAAAAGACATTATAGAGTACGCCCACTTAAAGCAGTTTCCGATTATTCCTTGTAATCTTTGCGGCAGCCAAACCAATCTACAACGAGCTATCATCAATGACATGCTGCGCGAATGGGATGATGCCCATCCGCAGCGTTTAGCTTCTATCTTTAAAGCTATGCAAAATGTAGCGCCATCGCAGCTAGCAGATCGAGAGTTATTTGATTTTGAGACGCTAAGTTTGCAGCGCGATGAGAGTGAACGCTCATTTGAGGGGGAGAATATTCAGGTAGGTCAGCAGCATAGTCTTGATGATATGGGTCTACCTATACAGCCTAAAACGCAAACGTTTGCGCCAAAGACTGACCACAACAGCGCGCAGCCGCATAAAATTCCAACTATTAATCCCGTACTATAAATAAAGTGGTTTCTTAGTTTAAGCCAATTAAAAAAACCAGCGAACTTTTGATGTTCACTGGTTTTTGTCTTAAACACTTTGATAGCTTTATTAGGAGTTTTTCTCAAAGACTGGTAGCGGATCAAAGCTGACCTCAGCACGTGGCAGTTTAGCCACATCTTGCATACGCCAATCATCTTTCCCATCATTACTAACTTGTAAATAGTACTTGGCCTTTAAAGGGTCAATATCCGCTTGAGCCGTATACTTATTAGCACCCTGATACTCCAATATGACATCACGATCTTTTTTGACATCAGTCGCATGAGAGATGGATAACTCTAGTTTTTCAGGATAGCTAACCGGCTCACCATTTAGTAGTTTGCCCGATTGTAAGCTTTGTTCAGGATAATTAAGATAAAAGGTAATATCGCCAGTCTCAGAGAACTGCATTTGACCATGTAAATCAAGATCATAAGTGAGCTTGTCACGCGAGACATCATGATATAGCGTTTTGCCATCCATGTACCAATCATCACGAACCACGCTATCACGAATCTGATAAGAGTAATAAACGAAAAAAATACAAGCCACTACCACAAAGGCCGGTAGACCAATAACGAAGATAATCACCATGTAGTTTTTATACCACGGCTGACTGTCTTGATGCTTAAAGTCTGATGAAGAAGTAGACATAAAATACCTATGAATATAATAGCGTTTAAAACGTTAGCGTTTGGTGTGTCAGCGTTTACTGCATTAGCCCCTGCCCATATTAAAAAGTGTGAAACAATCTAATAAGGACATTGGCTATAATTAACTAGGAGCACTATCTTATACTATTAGCTCATGTTACGGGCTCACACTACTGACCTTGAGTGGTAAAGACGTTATCTTTACTAACCTTATATTTACCATCTTCACTCTCAACGTTGAGCGTAATGGGAGTCTGACCCGGTTCAACAATCGCTGGATCACCATAGATACTGACCGACATATCAAAGCTTTCACCTGGCGCTAAAGGGACATCATTGAAGCGTAATTGCAAGCTTAAACCCTCTTCTGGCGCTAAAGTAATCTTGTAGGTATGCTCATCTTGAGTCTTGTTAGTAAGCTTCACCACATAGCTATTCTCAATCATACCTTGCTGGTTCAATGAAGACAATTGATTACGGTCACGACGTATATCAATCTCTAACGGTACGCGATCGGTCAATGCATAAATCAAGCCACCACAGAGCACAATAAGTAGAGCCATATAAGCAAATAAGCGCTTACTAATGACTTTAGTATCCTCTTTTTCTACCAATTGACGCTCAGTAGTATAACGAATCAAACCACGCGGATAACCCACCTTATCCATGATCTCATTACAAGCATCGACACAAGCAGCGCACTGAATACAAGCGACTTGTAGCCCATCACGAATATCGATACCGGTAGGGCAGACCTGCACACACATTTGGCATTCAATACAGTCGCCTAAATCATCAGGATTGGTTCCTTTTTTGCGGGGACCACGCGGCTCACCACGGTCGTAATCATAAGAAACAACCAGCGTATCTTTATCAAACATAACACTTTGAAAACGGCCATACGGACAAATCTGAATACACATCTGCTCACGCATGTAGCCGGCGTTAGCATAAGTAGCAAAAGTAAAAATAAATACAGCTACCCATATCCAGGTCGGCCAATCAGGAAAAGGAATAAAGCCTATCATCTGCCAGCTTTGATAAATATAATCAGTACCAGCCACATAGCTAACAAAGGTAGTTGCTGTAATCACCGAAAATATAAACCAAATAAGGTATATCAGAGAGCGCTTAAGTACCTTTTTTGGACCTAAAGGTTCTTTATCGAACTTAAGACGCTTATTACGATCACCAATCACCCATTTTTCGACATGCTGATAAAGATGAGTCCAGATAGTTTGGGGACAAGCGTACCCACACCACACCCGACCAGCATAGACCGTCACCATAAACAGTGTAAAGGCAGCAATGATGGCAAATATAGCAACAAAATAAAAATCTTGAGTCAAAAATGTCATGCCAAAGATGTAGTAATGCTGCGAGGGTACATCTAACCAAATAGCTTGCCTACCGTCATAACGCAGCCAAGGCAAAAGCAAAAATAGCGCCAAAAAGAAGTACATACTAACGACACGAATATTTTGATAAAAACCCTTTACAAAACGTGGATGCACACGATGCTTAGTAGCATCCATGTCTACTTGT encodes:
- the ttcA gene encoding tRNA 2-thiocytidine(32) synthetase TtcA: MSALDHSILDKETDAPLSAESKKLQKKLRRQVSQAIHDFNMIEEGDVIMVCVSGGKDSYTLLDMLLKLQRAAPIHFDVVAVNLDQKQPGYPEEILPNYLNEQGIAHYILEKDTYSIVKSVVPEGKTYCSACSRLRRGSLYGFAKQIGATKIALGHHRDDMLATFFLNLFHGGALKSMPPKLLSDDKQNILIRPLAYVEEKDIIEYAHLKQFPIIPCNLCGSQTNLQRAIINDMLREWDDAHPQRLASIFKAMQNVAPSQLADRELFDFETLSLQRDESERSFEGENIQVGQQHSLDDMGLPIQPKTQTFAPKTDHNSAQPHKIPTINPVL
- a CDS encoding FixH family protein, whose amino-acid sequence is MSTSSSDFKHQDSQPWYKNYMVIIFVIGLPAFVVVACIFFVYYSYQIRDSVVRDDWYMDGKTLYHDVSRDKLTYDLDLHGQMQFSETGDITFYLNYPEQSLQSGKLLNGEPVSYPEKLELSISHATDVKKDRDVILEYQGANKYTAQADIDPLKAKYYLQVSNDGKDDWRMQDVAKLPRAEVSFDPLPVFEKNS
- the ccoG gene encoding cytochrome c oxidase accessory protein CcoG, coding for MSAPQPNKIPVQQVDMDATKHRVHPRFVKGFYQNIRVVSMYFFLALFLLLPWLRYDGRQAIWLDVPSQHYYIFGMTFLTQDFYFVAIFAIIAAFTLFMVTVYAGRVWCGYACPQTIWTHLYQHVEKWVIGDRNKRLKFDKEPLGPKKVLKRSLIYLIWFIFSVITATTFVSYVAGTDYIYQSWQMIGFIPFPDWPTWIWVAVFIFTFATYANAGYMREQMCIQICPYGRFQSVMFDKDTLVVSYDYDRGEPRGPRKKGTNPDDLGDCIECQMCVQVCPTGIDIRDGLQVACIQCAACVDACNEIMDKVGYPRGLIRYTTERQLVEKEDTKVISKRLFAYMALLIVLCGGLIYALTDRVPLEIDIRRDRNQLSSLNQQGMIENSYVVKLTNKTQDEHTYKITLAPEEGLSLQLRFNDVPLAPGESFDMSVSIYGDPAIVEPGQTPITLNVESEDGKYKVSKDNVFTTQGQ